From one Musa acuminata AAA Group cultivar baxijiao chromosome BXJ2-6, Cavendish_Baxijiao_AAA, whole genome shotgun sequence genomic stretch:
- the LOC103986977 gene encoding leucine-rich repeat extensin-like protein 3 translates to MKRGSRSEKNHLVLLFLISIVVFAATTAAAFSSHGLTDAEAGLIRRRQLLYYLDEYGDRGERVSVDPSFHFPNPRLRDAYVALQAWKQAILSDPQNFTGNWVGPNVCTYRGVYCAPLPCNSSLNVVAGIDLNHADIAGYLPEELGLLTDLALFHINSNRFCGTVPHKFCNLGRLFEIDLSNNRFAGKFPRVLLDLPSLKFLDIRFNEFEGAVPRELFDKPLDAIFINHNRFAFDVPDNLGNSPVSVIVLANNRFRGCLPASLGNMSNTLNEIILMNNGLRSCLPSEIGLLRKLTVFDVSFNQLLGPLPEEIRGMVSLEQLDVAHNLLSGRIPESICVLPHLQNFTFSYNFFTGEPPSCLKVQSFDDKRNCLPERPLQRSEKQCKSFLAHPVDCSVFRCKPFVPALPPPPPPSPPPPSPPPPVYSPPPPPPSPPPPSPPPPVYSPPPPPPSPPPPSPPPPVYSPPPPPPSPPPPSPPPPSPPPPSPPPPMHYYSPPPPQYSPPLPVYHYFSPPPPSPPCIEPPPPPAPYEGPLPPVVGVSYASPPPPHIY, encoded by the coding sequence ATGAAGAGGGGAAGCAGATCGGAGAAGAATCATCTGGTCCTCCTGTTCCTGATCTCAATTGTTGTGTTTGCGGCCACGACAGCGGCCGCCTTCAGCAGCCATGGCCTCACGGACGCCGAGGCCGGACTCATCCGCAGGCGGCAGCTGCTGTACTATCTCGATGAGTACGGCGACCGCGGCGAGCGGGTGAGCGTCGACCCCTCCTTCCACTTCCCGAACCCCCGCCTCCGCGACGCCTACGTCGCCCTCCAGGCATGGAAGCAGGCCATCTTGTCCGACCCCCAGAATTTCACCGGAAACTGGGTCGGCCCCAACGTCTGTACCTACCGTGGTGTCTACTGCGCTCCTCTGCCCTGCAATAGCTCCCTCAACGTCGTCGCCGGCATCGACCTCAACCACGCCGACATCGCCGGGTACCTCCCAGAGGAGCTCGGCCTCTTGACAGACCTCGCCCTCTTCCACATCAACTCCAACCGCTTCTGCGGCACCGTCCCCCACAAGTTCTGCAACCTCGGTCGCCTCTTCGAGATCGACCTCAGCAACAATCGCTTCGCCGGAAAGTTCCCCCGTGTTCTCCTCGATCTCCCCTCACTCAAGTTCCTTGACATACGCTTCAATGAGTTCGAGGGCGCGGTCCCCCGCGAGCTCTTCGACAAGCCCCTGGACGCGATCTTCATCAACCACAACCGCTTCGCCTTCGACGTCCCCGACAACCTCGGTAACTCCCCCGTCTCCGTCATCGTCCTCGCCAACAACCGCTTCCGCGGCTGCCTCCCAGCCAGTCTCGGCAATATGTCGAACACCTTGAACGAGATCATCCTCATGAACAACGGGCTTCGATCCTGCCTCCCTTCGGAGATCGGCCTGCTTAGGAAGCTGACCGTGTTCGACGTCAGCTTCAACCAGCTGCTAGGGCCGCTACCGGAGGAGATCAGAGGCATGGTCAGCCTGGAACAGCTGGATGTCGCGCACAACTTGTTGTCGGGGCGCATTCCAGAGTCTATCTGCGTGCTACCGCACCTTCAAAACTTCACCTTCTCATATAATTTCTTCACCGGCGAGCCGCCGTCCTGCTTGAAGGTGCAGTCATTCGACGACAAGAGGAACTGCTTGCCCGAGCGCCCGTTGCAGCGGTCGGAGAAGCAATGCAAGTCGTTCTTGGCGCACCCGGTGGACTGTAGTGTTTTCCGTTGCAAACCGTTCGTGCCGGCTctccctccgccgccgcctccatcCCCACCTCCTCCGTCTCCACCTCCGCCGGTTTATTCtcccccgccgccgccaccttcgcCGCCTCCTCCGTCTCCACCTCCGCCAGTTTATTCtcccccgccgccgccaccttcgcCGCCTCCTCCGTCTCCACCTCCGCCGGTTTATTCTCCCCCGCCACCGCCACCTTCGCCGCCTCCGCCATCCCCCCCTcctccatcaccaccaccaccgtcaCCGCCACCACCCATGCATTATTATTCTCCACCGCCACCTCAATACTCACCTCCGCTACCGGTGTATCACTACTTCTCGCCACCTCCGCCCTCACCTCCTTGCATTGAGCCACCACCTCCACCAGCACCTTATGAAGGTCCATTGCCACCCGTGGTCGGAGTCTCATATGCATCACCACCTCCCCCTCATATCTATTGA